A portion of the Ricinus communis isolate WT05 ecotype wild-type chromosome 10, ASM1957865v1, whole genome shotgun sequence genome contains these proteins:
- the LOC8280834 gene encoding protein OCTOPUS has protein sequence MNSTIEQPPQLQPPPQPPQPHRPSTSCDRHPEEHFTGFCPSCLCERLAVLEPSSSTASSSRKPPPIPTTTTATAALKAIFKPSSSDRPSFFPELRRTKSFSASKNEGFSGVFEPQRKSCDVRVRSTLWSLFYQDDEQRNPSKKDSLKGPEIIEVESRISSSSVRGGPIVFEEEDSDNNTESGDIIRVLDEQHQQQQPIILTARNSNANPIEEILEEEEEEEEEGIVIEPEQEQVQEEEVVIKPMKDHIDLDSQTKKGSGRDFKEIAGSFWSAASVFSKKLQKWRQKQKLNNNNKKRRNGGSATLPVEKPIGRQYRETQSEIADYGFGRRSCDTDPRFSLDAGRISFDDSRYSFDEPRASWDGYLIGTRNFPRMPTMLSVVEDAPVNVVLRSDTQIPVEEPRNSIHEDDTLPGGSAQTRDYYSDSSSRRRKSLDRSNSIRKTAAAVVAEIDELKSAASVISNSKVSPATTTSTMTADYYIHGPKLVLPDRDSNSNSNSLRDDCSETFEMGFRDNAVENGERKGAKKSRRWSKAWNIWGFIHRRSVNKDEEEDRYSRGNGVERSFSESWPELRGERNNNPKILRSNSSVSWRNSNGFGGGGSFGSARKSNVETNGHGRKKKDEFVLERNRSARYSPNNIDNGLLRFYLTPMRGSRRGGWGKSKSSHAQSIARSVLRLY, from the coding sequence ATGAATTCCACCATTGAACAACCACCACAACTTCAGCCTCCTCCACAACCACCGCAGCCCCACCGTCCGTCCACTTCTTGCGACCGTCATCCCGAAGAACATTTCACCGGTTTTTGCCCTTCATGCCTCTGCGAACGTCTCGCCGTCCTCGAACCCTCCTCCTCCACCGCTTCCTCTTCCCGGAAACCACCCCCTATccccaccaccaccaccgccaCCGCCGCCCTTAAAGCCATTTTCAAGCCTTCTTCTTCTGATAgaccttctttttttcctgaGCTCCGGCGTACTAAATCGTTCTCTGCTTCCAAGAACGAAGGATTCTCCGGCGTTTTTGAGCCGCAAAGAAAATCCTGCGACGTTAGGGTTCGGAGTACTCTCTGGTCACTCTTTTATCAAGACGACGAGCAGCGAAACCCTTCCAAGAAAGACTCACTCAAAGGTCCTGAAATCATTGAAGTTGAGTCCAGAATTTCATCATCTAGTGTTCGCGGTGGTCCTAttgtttttgaagaagaagattccGATAATAATACAGAGAGTGGTGACATTATCAGGGTTTTAGATGAGCAACACCAGCAGCAGCAACCCATTATTTTAACTGCAAGAAACTCCAACGCAAACCCAATCGAAGAGATTcttgaagaagaggaagaagaagaagaggaagggATTGTTATTGAGCCAGAGCAAGAGCAAGTTCAAGAAGAGGAGGTTGTTATTAAGCCTATGAAAGACCATATAGATCTTGATTCACAAACCAAGAAAGGTTCAGGTAGggattttaaagaaattgcgGGTAGTTTCTGGTCTGCTGCTTCAGTTTTCAGCAAGAAATTGCAGAAATGGAGACAAAAACAGAAGcttaacaacaataataaaaagaggAGAAATGGTGGGTCAGCTACATTGCCGGTTGAGAAACCGATTGGGCGGCAATATAGAGAAACCCAGTCGGAGATTGCCGATTATGGGTTTGGGAGAAGATCCTGTGATACGGATCCGAGATTCTCTCTTGATGCAGGGAGGATCTCTTTTGATGATTCTCGCTACTCTTTTGACGAGCCTCGTGCTTCTTGGGATGGTTATCTGATTGGTACTAGAAATTTTCCAAGAATGCCTACTATGCTATCTGTTGTCGAGGATGCTCCTGTTAATGTTGTGTTAAGGTCTGATACTCAAATCCCAGTTGAAGAACCCAGGAATTCGATTCATGAGGATGACACTTTACCTGGCGGCTCTGCTCAAACCAGAGACTATTATTCTGATTCTTCTTCCAGAAGGAGGAAGAGTCTTGATAGGTCTAATTCTATTAGAAAGACCGCTGCTGCTGTGGTTGCTGAGATTGATGAGTTGAAGTCTGCTGCTTCTGTTATTTCTAATTCCAAAGTTTCACCGGCCACTACTACTAGTACGATGACTGCAGATTATTATATTCATGGACCTAAGCTGGTACTTCCCGATAGGGATTCGAACTCTAATTCGAATTCTTTAAGGGATGATTGTTCTGAAACTTTTGAAATGGGGTTCAGAGACAATGCAGTAGAGAATGGTGAAAGGAAGGGGGCTAAGAAGTCGCGGAGATGGAGCAAGGCTTGGAATATTTGGGGGTTTATACACCGGCGAAGTGTTAACAAAGATGAAGAAGAGGATAGGTATAGCAGAGGAAATGGGGTTGAAAGGTCGTTTTCAGAGTCATGGCCTGAATTAAGAGGGGAACGTAATAACAATCCAAAGATTTTGAGGAGCAACAGCAGTGTCAGTTGGAGGAATTCCAATGGTTTTGGTGGCGGGGGATCGTTCGGCAGTGCAAGAAAGAGCAACGTTGAGACGAACGGGCatggaagaaagaagaaagatgagTTTGTGTTGGAGAGGAATAGGAGTGCAAGGTATTCACCAAACAACATTGATAATGGACTGTTAAGGTTCTACTTGACGCCAATGAGGGGTAGCAGGAGAGGTGGTTGGGGAAAGAGTAAGTCCAGTCATGCACAGTCTATTGCAAGAAGCGTATTGCGATTGtactga